A window from Vigna angularis cultivar LongXiaoDou No.4 chromosome 7, ASM1680809v1, whole genome shotgun sequence encodes these proteins:
- the LOC108338675 gene encoding probable inactive receptor kinase At5g10020, translating to MQAIWLMLLLLVAIALGNSDIDALLEFKKSIQNDPSGLVFNSWNSKSLDSDGCPRNWYGIWCSEGSVISITLDNAGLVGDFNFHAILGLAMLRNLSAVNNQFTGELSHASAMESLEYLDLSLNKFNGSLLSNLVQLRKLVYLNLSSNELGGPLSIEFHKLGKLKYLDLHMNNFSGDIMHTFYQMGSVLYVDLSSNRFSGALDLGLVDESFLSSIQYLNVSHNSLSGELFVHDGMPYLDNLEVFDASNNLLEGNIPSFTFVVSLRILRLAFNQLTGLLPEALLKESSMMLSELDLSQNKLEGPIGIITSVTLRKLNLSSNKLSGPLPLRVGHCAVIDFSNNTLSGNFSRIGYWGNYVEVVQLSTNTLIGMLANETSQFLRLTELKASNNLLEGFLPPNLGTYPELKEIDLSLNQLSGFLLPIFFYSTKLINLNLSNNKFSGSIPIQFQPPNTPLVSTENISLVFLDLSNNNLSGPLPSNMSRLHNLAYLNLCNNKLEGAIPDDLPDELRGLNVSFNNFSGVVPENLKHFPESAFHPGNTMLVFPHSQSSPKDASNLGLREDRVHRRSATRIALIACLVAGAFVMAFVGIIIYYKVHHEKERASKQNEARGITQEGTFTSNTETVYRNLEALPPSQRGSSDAARNIHPVGEKNEEEMYSPMSILSPSNPSSSKSYQFENPDSLQVSSPDKLVGDLHIFDGSLVLTAEELSCAPAEVIGRSCHGTLYKATLDSGHTLAVKWLREGITKGKKELAREIKKLGTIKHPNLVSVQGYYLGPKEHEKLIISNYMNAQSLDIYLREVDKANLHPLTLDERVRVAIEVALCLHFLHDEKAIPHGNLKSTNILLETPNKNVLLTDYSLHRILTAAGTTEQVLNAGALGYRPPEFARSSKPCPSLTSDVYAFGVVLLELITGRNSGEIVSGIPGVVDLTDWVRFLAEQERWSQCFDRFLLVEKHNGEKPSKVLDEMLKVALRCILPASDRPNMKTVSDDLSTIISTQQQAL from the exons ATGCAGGCTATCTGGTTGATGCTATTGTTGTTGGTGGCCATTGCATTGGGGAATTCAGACATTGATGCTCTCCTTGAATTTAAGAAAAGCATTCAGAATGACCCTTCTGGATTAGTTTTTAATTCTTGGAATTCCAAGTCTTTAGATTCTGATGGATGTCCTAGGAACTGGTATGGAATATGGTGCAGTGAAGGCAGTGTTATATCAATCACTCTGGACAATGCTGGTTTGGTTGGTGACTTTAATTTCCATGCAATTCTTGGCCTTGCAATGCTTCGCAATTTGTCAGCCGTGAACAACCAGTTCACTGGAGAACTCTCACATGCTTCTGCAATGGAATCACTTGAATATCTTGATTTGTCCCTCAACAAGTTTAATGGATCGTTACTCTCTAACTTGGTTCAGTTGCGCAAGTTAGTATATCTGAATCTTTCTTCTAATGAACTTGGAGGCCCTCTTAGTATAGAGTTTCACAAACTTGGGAAGTTGAAGTATTTAGATTTGCACATGAATAACTTTTCTGGGGACATAATGCATACCTTTTATCAGATGGGAAGTGTGCTATATGTTGACTTGAGCAGCAACAGGTTCTCTGGTGCACTGGATTTGGGACTTGTAGATGAATCTTTTCTCTCctcaattcaatatttaaatgTTAGCCATAATTCCTTGAGTGGTGAGTTATTTGTTCATGATGGTATGCCATATCTTGACAATTTAGAGGTGTTCGATGCTAGTAATAATCTGTTAGAGGGTAATATACCTTCCTTTACTTTTGTGGTATCTCTTCGGATACTTCGACTTGCATTCAACCAGCTCACTGGTTTGCTGCCAGAAGCTCTATTGAAGGAAAGTTCAATGATGTTGTCAGAACTGGATCTTAGTCAAAACAAGCTTGAAG GTCCCATTGGAATTATTACCTCGGTGACTCTGAGGAAGCTTAATTTATCTTCAAACAAGTTGTCTGGCCCCTTACCTCTGAGGGTAGGCCACTGTGCTGTCATAGATTTTAGTAATAACACGCTATCAGGTAATTTCTCAAGGATTGGATATTGGGGTAACTATGTGGAAGTTGTTCAGTTAAGTACAAACACATTGATTGGAATGCTTGCAAATGAAACTTCTCAATTTTTAAGGTTAACTGAACTTAAGGCATCCAATAACTTGTTAGAGGGCTTTCTCCCACCGAATTTGGGAACATATCCAGAACTGAAGGAGATTGATCTTAGCCTCAACCAGCTTTCTGGGTTCCTCCTACCAATCTTTTTTTACTCAACCAAATTGATTAATCTAAATCTCTCCAACAATAAGTTTTCTGGATCAATTCCTATTCAATTTCAACCTCCAAATACTCCATTGGTTTCTACTGAAAATATTAGTCTGGTGTTTCTTGATCTTTCAAACAACAACTTGAGTGGGCCTCTTCCTTCAAATATGAGTAGGCTTCACAATTTGGCATATCTCAATTTATGCAACAACAAACTGGAAGGTGCTATTCCTGATGACCTTCCAGATGAGTTGAGAGGATTAAATGTGTCCTTCAATAATTTTTCCGGTGTGGTACCTGAAAACTTAAAGCATTTTCCTGAATCAGCATTTCATCCAGGAAATACCATGCTGGTGTTTCCTCATTCGCAATCATCTCCAAAAGATGCTTCCAACCTAGGTTTGAGGGAAGATCGGGTGCATAGAAGGTCTGCCACTAGGATAGCCCTTATTGCATGTTTGGTTGCTGGTGCTTTTGTGATGGCTTTTGTGGGCATAATAATTTACTATAAGGTTCATCATGAAAAAGAAAGGGCTTCTAAACAAAATGAAGCTAGAGGTATCACTCAAGAGGGTACTTTCACATCAAATACAGAGACAGTTTACAGAAATTTGGAAGCATTGCCACCTTCTCAAAGGGGCTCTTCTGATGCAGCAAGAAACATTCATCCAGTGGGAGAGAAGAACGAGGAAGAAATGTATTCCCCAATGTCTATTTTGTCACCTTCAAATCCTTCATCTTCTAAAAGCTACCAGTTTGAGAATCCTGATTCCCTCCAAGTATCATCTCCAGATAAACTGGTTGGAGACTTGCACATATTTGATGGGTCCTTGGTACTAACTGCCGAAGAACTTTCATGTGCTCCAGCAGAAGTTATTGGCAGGAGCTGTCATGGAACACTTTACAAAGCAACACTAGACTCTGGTCACACATTGGCTGTCAAATGGTTAAGAGAAGGAATAACCAAAGGAAAAAAGGAGTTGGCAAGGGAAATAAAGAAACTTGGGACCATCAAACATCCAAACCTGGTTTCTGTTCAGGGTTACTATCTGGGGCCAAAGGAACATGAGAAACTGATCATATCAAATTACATGAATGCACAATCTTTGGACATTTATCTCCGTG AAGTAGATAAAGCAAATCTGCATCCTTTGACTCTTGATGAAAGGGTGAGGGTGGCTATAGAAGTGGCACTGTGTCTACATTTCTTACATGATGAGAAAGCCATACCTCATGGCAATCTCAAATCCACAAACATTTTGCTAGAAACTCCCAACAAAAATGTTCTCCTCACAGACTACAGCCTGCACAGGATACTCACTGCTGCGGGTACTACCGAGCAAGTTCTGAATGCCGGCGCACTTGGTTACCGGCCGCCGGAGTTTGCTAGATCGAGCAAACCATGCCCTTCCTTGACAAGTGATGTGTATGCATTTGGAGTGGTGTTGTTAGAGCTGATAACAGGAAGAAATTCAGGAGAAATAGTTTCTGGGATTCCAGGGGTAGTTGACCTCACTGATTGGGTGAGGTTTTTGGCTGAACAAGAACGTTGGAGCCAATGCTTTGATAGGTTTCTTCTAGTGGAGAAACATAATGGGGAAAAACCCTCAAAAGTACTTGATGAAATGCTAAAGGTGGCTCTTAGATGCATCCTTCCAGCATCTGATAGGCCTAACATGAAAACCGTCTCTGATGATCTCTCAACAATAATAAG CACTCAACAACAGGCATTATAA
- the LOC108337285 gene encoding NDR1/HIN1-like protein 13 has translation MADRVHPRDSPPLSAESQSASPQDSSVVPQALRPPPSEKPVPSPGTYVIKIPKDQVYRVPPAENARRYDQYTHRKHRRSRCCSCCCWLIGILSILIVLLGIAAGIFYLVFRPKAPKYTIEDIAIRGINVTSPSSDVAISPEFNVTVKADNPNDKIGIYYLKDSSAEVFYNDARLCNGALPAFHQPSNNVTVFGMVLKGNGIELRSEDRKSLVESQTKRKVPLTVRIRAPVKIKVGSVKTWKITVKLDCDVTVNDLTAQAKIVSKRCDYEVDLW, from the coding sequence ATGGCTGACCGAGTTCACCCCCGCGACTCGCCTCCCCTTTCCGCCGAGTCACAATCAGCTTCGCCTCAGGATTCCTCTGTCGTTCCACAAGCGCTGCGGCCACCGCCGTCGGAGAAGCCGGTGCCCTCACCTGGAACCTACGTCATCAAGATACCCAAGGATCAAGTCTACCGCGTTCCTCCGGCCGAGAACGCCCGCCGCTACGACCAATATACTCACCGGAAGCACCGCCGGAGCCGATGCTGTAGCTGCTGCTGCTGGCTCATTGGAATCCTCTCCATTTTGATCGTGCTTCTTGGCATCGCCGCCGGAATCTTCTATCTCGTTTTCCGTCCGAAGGCTCCGAAGTACACCATCGAAGACATCGCCATCAGAGGAATTAACGTCACGTCGCCGTCGTCCGATGTGGCAATCTCGCCGGAGTTCAACGTCACCGTCAAGGCCGATAACCCTAACGACAAGATCGGAATCTACTATTTGAAGGATAGCTCCGCCGAAGTATTTTACAACGACGCGAGGCTCTGTAACGGTGCACTACCGGCGTTTCACCAGCCGTCCAATAACGTGACGGTGTTCGGGATGGTTTTAAAGGGTAACGGAATCGAGCTTAGGAGCGAGGACCGAAAGTCGTTGGTGGAGTCGCAGACCAAACGGAAAGTACCATTGACCGTTAGAATTAGAGCGCCTGTGAAAATAAAAGTTGGGTCCGTTAAGACGTGGAAGATTACCGTTAAGTTGGACTGTGACGTGACGGTGAACGACTTAACGGCGCAAGCAAAGATCGTTTCTAAACGTTGTGACTATGAGGTTGATCTTTGGTGA
- the LOC108338335 gene encoding protein ROLLING AND ERECT LEAF 2 — MGASSSKMEDDKALQLCRERRRFVRQALDGRCSLAAAHVSYIQSLKNTGTALRKFTEPEGPVEPSLYNNATPEQPLALTERTLSFSSPTVSHHIDAAENETFFPTPSPPSGKFRANHMKQSTISSKKVEERPPVPVIGIVTSSGTTTQHASVAFEDSSLPAGTPQWDFFGLFHPIDHQFSFQDGKGMHQDMGNADDIQRLREEEGIPELEDDEEKSSSHGREHSRDSEDEFDEEPTAETLVQRFENLNRANSIHVQEDALPPTTKPLSGHSASEVESVNGEKGNSANLSTLKTAPMAALPPPETNKPMEKESHSENKVTPKNFFSSVRDIELLFNKASESGKEVPRMLEANKFHFRPIFPGKENGSVVSSLLKACFSCGEDPTQVPEEPAQNSIKYLTWHRTASSRSSSSRNPLGASNSMDNVEDHTNNLFDSSCMISGSHASTLDRLYAWERKLYDEVKASEIVRKEYDTKCKILRQLESKGEKTSKVDKTRATVKDLHSRIRVAIHRIDSISMRIEELRDKELQPQLEELIEGLCRMWEVMHECHKLQFQIMSAAYNNSHARITMHSELRRQITAYLENELQFLSSSFTKWMGAQKFYLEAIHGWLHKCVLLKEKSSKRKKRHQPDLIRYGPPIYVTCEFWLSKLSTLPVKDVADSIKSLAADTAQFLPHQDKNQGKGAHPHMPTWKADIGGESADGLLADDMSEDWATGLDQFRRSLIRFLGQLNNLSGCSVKMYTELRQNIQEVKKFQRLNSQSQNGNLNSQSQDGQQNSEPQS, encoded by the exons ATGGGAGCATCAAGCTCCAAAATGGAGGATGACAAGGCACTGCAGCTATGTCGTGAAAGGAGGAGGTTTGTGAGACAAGCGCTTGATGGGCGTTGCTCATTAGCAGCAGCTCATGTTTCATATATTCAATCACTGAAAAATACAGGAACAGCTCTCAGAAAATTCACAGAACCTGAGGGACCAGTTGAGCCTTCTTTGTACAATAATGCAACACCAGAGCAACCACTTGCTTTAACTGAAAGGACCCTCTCATTCTCTTCACCGACTGTGTCACATCACATAGATGCAGCAGAAAATGAAACATTCTTCCCAACTCCCTCCCCTCCTTCTGGTAAGTTCCGAGCAAATCACATGAAACAGAGCACTATTTCTTCTAAGAAAGTCGAAGAAAGACCACCCGTACCTGTTATTGGAATAGTAACATCATCAGGTACTACAACACAACATGCCAGTGTAGCATTTGAAGATTCCTCTCTTCCAGCTGGAACGCCACAATGGGATTTTTTTGGTCTTTTTCATCCCATTGAccatcaattttcttttcaagatGGGAAGGGGATGCATCAAGATATGGGGAATGCTGATGATATACAAAGACTGAGAGAGGAAGAGGGAATTCCAGAattagaagatgatgaagagaaGTCTTCATCTCATGGAAGGGAACACTCTAGGGACtctgaagatgaatttgatgaagagCCTACTGCAGAAACTCTAGTCCAAAGATTTGAAAATCTGAATAGAGCTAATTCAATTCATGTTCAAGAAGATGCTTTACCTCCCACAACCAAGCCTCTGTCAGGACATTCAGCTTCTGAAGTTGAATCAGTAAATGGAGAAAAGGGAAACTCTGCTAATTTATCTACATTAAAGACAGCACCTATGGCAGCTTTGCCTCCACCTGAGACAAATAAACCAATGGAGAAGGAAAGTCATAGTGAAAATAAAGTCACCCCAAAGAATTTCTTTTCAAGCGTGAGAGATATTGAACTGCTCTTTAATAAAGCTTCAGAATCTGGTAAAGAGGTTCCAAGGATGCTCGAAGCAAACAAATTTCACTTTCGTCCAATATTCCCGGGAAAAGAAA ATGGTTCTGTGGTATCCTCGTTATTGAAGGCATGCTTCTCATGTGGAGAAGACCCAACCCAGGTTCCAGAAG AACCTGCTCAAAACTCGATTAAGTACTTAACATGGCACAGGACGGCATCATCCCGTTCCTCCTCATCCAGAAACCCTTTAGGAGCATCAAATTCAATGGACAATGTTGAGGACCATACCAATAATCTCTTTGATAGTTCTTGTATGATTTCTGGAAGCCATGCATCTACCTTGGATAGGCTATATGCTTGGGAAAGGAAACTCTATGATGAAGTGAAG GCTAGTGAGATTGTCAGAAAAGAATATGACACGAAATGTAAAATCTTAAGACAACTGGAATCAAAAGGAGAAAAAACCTCTAAGGTTGATAAAACACGTGCAACAGTCAAGGATCTGCACTCAAGAATCAGAGTTGCAATTCACAGGATAGACTCCATATCAATGAGGATTGAAGAGTTACGGGACAAAGAGCTTCAACCACAGCTTGAGGAGTTGATTGAAGG GTTGTGTAGGATGTGGGAAGTGATGCATGAATGCCACAAACTTCAGTTTCAAATCATGTCAGCAGCATATAACAACAGCCATGCAAGAATCACCATGCATTCTGAATTACGCAGACAAATCACTGCCTATCTTGAAAATGAACTCCAATTTCTGTCATCAAGCTTTACCAAGTGGATGGGAGCTCAGAAATTCTACTTGGAGGCTATACACGGATGGCTTCACAAATGTGTTCTTCTTAAAGAAAAATCATCTAAGAGAAAAAAGAGGCATCAACCTGATCTTATCCGTTATGGTCCTCCAATATACGTCACCTGTGAGTTCTGGTTGAGTAAACTCAGTACCTTACCAGTAAAGGATGTTGCAGATTCCATTAAGAGTTTGGCAGCAGATACTGCCCAGTTCTTACCACACCAAGACAAGAATCAAGGAAAAGGTGCTCATCCTCATATGCCAACATGGAAGGCTGATATTGGTGGCGAATCAGCCGATGGTTTATTAGCAGATGACATGTCAGAGGACTGGGCAACAGGCCTTGATCAATTTCGACGAAGCTTGATTCGGTTTCTCGGTCAATTAAATAATCTGTCTGGTTGTTCTGTCAAAATGTACACAGAACTTAGGCAAAACATTCAGGAGGTCAAAAAGTTTCAGCGGTTGAATTCGCAGTCTCAAAACGGTAATCTGAATTCTCAGTCTCAGGATGGTCAGCAGAATTCTGAACCTCAAAGTTGA
- the LOC128197860 gene encoding uncharacterized protein LOC128197860, which produces MAPRLPPPPQPNEPDASNNARLLETVIDRLQQQNTTLMEQNATLMQQNQAAMQSLEASRANSETMQRQLMEILAATRDEADQWLRDIEKIFNAKRCPDENRLAYAEYLLTGEACHWWTSAKAILADAQQLVTWEVFRAKFYEEYFPDIVQFAKEVEFLQLVQGGMSVSEYTNKFKHLVRFNTMATSEVWQCRKFENGLRSDLKVLISSLCIRTFPTMVERAKVLERNMAEAERQKRSQQVSRGPIVSRGGAVQRRPPYARPNQSSQTSGSQAVVPVGQSGQGGVVCFRCGGPHYRSSCPQLVGVKHCNSCGRNGHSDHECNMSGRAVMRPPNAGRNQARGGRAQASGRVYAITSAEAASSEEEVLSVTLGQLKEDIMEGASCFLIMTHEDRESADENFERSSNKCTEGRTVVDEFQDVFPEEIPGLPPMREVEFTIDLVTTAAPISVQPYRMAPAELVELKKQIEELMEKQFIRPSVSPWGAPVLLVKKKDGSSRLCIDYRQLNKLTIKNKYPLPRIDDLLDQLHGATVFSKIDLRSGYHQIRVKEDDIQKTAFRSRYGHYEYVVMPFGVTNAPAVFMDYMNRIFRPYLDKFVVVFIDDILIYSKTQAEHEEHLRAVLSVLREKELYAKLSKC; this is translated from the exons atggcacctagactccctcctcccCCGCAGCCTAACGAACCTGAtgcgtccaacaacgctaggttgttggagacggTGATAGACCGCTTACAGCAACAAAACACGACCCTCATGGAGCAAAACGCCACTCTGATGCAGCAAAACCAAGCTGCTATGCAGAGCTTGGAGGCCTCTCGTGCAAATTCTGAGACCATGCAGAGGCAGTTGATGGAGATACTTGCAGCAACTAGAG ATGAAGCAGATCAATGGTTAAGGGATatagagaaaattttcaatgccAAGAGATGCCCAGATGAGAATAGATTAGCGTACGCGGAATATCTGTTGACGGGAGAAGCATGTCATTGGTGGACGAGCGCGAAAGCCATTCTCGCAGACGCACAACAGCTGGTCACTTGGGAGGTGTTTAGGGctaagttttatgaagaatacttTCCGGACATCGTTCAGTTTGCGAAGGAGGTGGAATTTCTACAACTAGTTCAAGGGGGTATGTCTGTTTCCGAATACACCAATAAGTTCAAGCACCTCGTCAGATTCAATACCATGGCCACGAGTGAAGTGTGGCAGTGTAGAAAGTTTGAAAACGGATTGCGGAGCGACTTGAAAGTATTGATATCCAGTTTGTGTATCCGAACGTTCCCTACTATGGTTGAGAGAGCCAAGGTCTTGGAGAGGAACATGGCAGAAGCGGAACGTCAGAAGAGGTCACAACAAGTGAGTAGAGGACCAATCGTGTCCAGGGGAGGAGCGGTACAGAGGAGAcctccttacgctcgtccaaatcaGTCTTCTCAGACGAGCGGGTCTCAAGCAGTAGTTCCTGTCGGACAGTCTGGGCAGGGAGGTGTCGTTTGTTTCCGGTGTGGAGGGCCACATTATAGGTCTTCATGCCCTCAGTTGGTGGGAGTCAAGCACTGTAATAGTTGTGGGAGAAACGGACACTCGGATCATGAGTGCAATATGAGTGGGCGTGCGGTGATGAGGCCACCCAATGCTGGAAGGAATCAGGCGAGAGGAGGACGAGCCCAAGCAAGTGGGCGAGTATATGCTATAACGAGCGCGGAGGCAGCGAGCTCAG aagaagaagtactTTCAGTAACGCTCGGTCAGCTAAAAGAAGATATTATGGAGGGCGCGTCTTGCTTCTTGATCATGACGCATGAAGACCGAGAGAGTGCGGATGAgaattttgagcgttcgtccaataagtgcactgaaggacgaacggttgtggACGAATTCCAGGATGTCTTTCCAGAAGAGATCCCTGGACTACCTCCTATGCGTGAGGTTGAATTCACCATTGATCTGGTGACCACAGCAGCCCCTATATCTGTTCAACCGTACCGTATGGCGCCTGCAGAGTTGGTCGAACTCAAAAAGCAGATTGAGGAACTAATGGAGAAGCAATTCATAAGACCAAGCGTGTCACCATGGGGAGCGCCTGTGCTcttagtaaagaagaaggatggcagctctcggttatGCATAGACTACAGGCAATTGAACAAGctaaccatcaagaacaaatacccgttgccaaggattgaCGACTTGTTGGATCAACTGCATGGGGCAACGGTGTTCTCTAAGATTGATTTGCGCTCGGGATATCACCAAATCAGGGTGAAGGAGGACGACATCCAAAAGACCGCATTCAGGTCGCGttatggacactacgagtatgtagtgatgccatttggAGTAACGAACGCTCCTGCAGTAttcatggattatatgaatcgCATCTTCCGGCCATACCTGGACAAATTTGTGGTCGTTTttatagatgatattctcatctactctAAGACGCAAGCTGAACatgaagaacacttgagggCAGTGCTGAGCGTGTTGAGGGAAAAGGAATTGTATGCCAAACTGTCCAAGTGttaa